One window from the genome of Paramisgurnus dabryanus chromosome 24, PD_genome_1.1, whole genome shotgun sequence encodes:
- the fgf22 gene encoding fibroblast growth factor 22, which produces MCRWTRTTFGLFSDLTSTGSALPFPLICLYLLFLACSAFGGCPPAQGHDPLQALAQGTNCSWTLERHTRSYNHLEGDVRLRRLYSANKFFLCIDKTGKVDGTRRKNYADSLMEIRSVSVGVVAIKSVSTGLYLAMSKKGTLFGSVRYNPSCKFKERIEENGYNTYASLRWKHKGRQMFVSLNGRGKPRRGHKARRRHPSTHFLPMLPT; this is translated from the exons ATGTGCAGATGGACACGCACCACCTTTGGTCTCTTCTCCGACCTTACCTCCACTGGGTCAGCTCTCCCTTTTCCCCTGATATGCCTGTACCTGCTGTTTCTAGCTTGCTCTGCTTTTGGAGGTTGCCCACCTGCGCAGGGGCATGACCCTCTTCAAGCTCTGGCACAGGGCACGAACTGCTCGTGGACTCTGGAGCGGCACACCAGAAGCTACAACCATCTCGAGGGTGACGTCCGCCTGCGTCGCCTCTATTCCGCCAATAAGTTCTTTCTCTGCATCGACAAGACGGGGAAGGTCGATGGCACCCGCCGGAAGAATTACGCTGACA GTCTGATGGAAATCCGATCTGTCAGTGTGGGAGTTGTTGCCATCAAATCTGTCAGCACCGGTCTGTACCTAGCCATGTCCAAAAAAGGCACGCTCTTCGGATCG GTCAGATACAACCCAAGCTGCAAGTTTAAGGAGCGCATCGAGGAAAACGGCTACAACACGTACGCCTCCCTGCGCTGGAAACACAAGGGAAGGCAGATGTTCGTGTCTCTCAACGGCAGAGGGAAACCGCGGAGAGGACACAAAGCTCGACGAAGACATCCGTCCACCCACTTCCTCCCTATGCTCCCCACGTAG